The Methanocella arvoryzae MRE50 genome includes a region encoding these proteins:
- a CDS encoding ABC transporter permease — MAAKETSPVLIVAAKEFKDYLASKRFLALFGVLALLTIIGAITGLINYNEQLSAYNDNLQTVKSDTAGVGGMVVRMIGGMPSLLSIFQSYGSYIASFGMLLAISMGFDMITREKEEGTLKLLLTHPVFRDSVINGKLLGAGAMLFMVLASTFLATIAIMMFFGIVPGIDDLARIGAFFMMTLLFLFTYLAIAVTASTISPNSSMAVLIAIFVVLIGAVIPGISSTVGSAIMGPAPVMMIPSTSGSTSGDSALPGSVFVGGPGGTTTVVTYAVSDGGPGGAPGINRNGTPMAINPEYTSYWSTRNTIEGIMNVISPSYNYEVISQVITEKLASPRTSGSNPGLFQRSADQSVSLMESLSSVWMNILALVVMIVVGFGISYVKFIRADVR; from the coding sequence ATGGCTGCGAAAGAAACGAGCCCGGTTCTGATAGTGGCTGCCAAGGAATTCAAGGACTACCTTGCCAGCAAGAGGTTCCTGGCCCTGTTCGGGGTGCTCGCGCTGCTGACGATCATCGGTGCTATCACTGGCCTGATCAATTATAACGAGCAGCTGAGCGCGTACAATGACAACCTCCAGACCGTGAAATCGGATACCGCGGGCGTAGGCGGCATGGTCGTGAGGATGATCGGAGGAATGCCGTCGCTGCTCAGCATCTTCCAGTCCTATGGCTCCTACATAGCATCCTTCGGGATGCTGCTCGCAATATCCATGGGCTTCGACATGATCACCCGGGAAAAGGAAGAGGGCACCCTCAAGCTGCTGCTCACGCACCCGGTGTTCAGGGACTCCGTCATCAACGGCAAGCTCCTGGGCGCAGGCGCCATGCTGTTCATGGTGCTGGCGTCGACCTTCCTGGCGACGATCGCGATCATGATGTTCTTCGGCATCGTGCCGGGCATAGATGACCTCGCCAGAATAGGGGCGTTTTTCATGATGACGCTGCTGTTCCTGTTCACCTACCTGGCGATAGCGGTAACCGCCTCGACTATTTCCCCCAACTCGTCCATGGCGGTCCTGATCGCCATCTTCGTCGTGCTTATTGGCGCGGTCATCCCGGGCATCTCCAGCACGGTAGGCTCGGCCATCATGGGCCCTGCTCCCGTGATGATGATCCCCTCGACTTCGGGCTCTACGTCGGGCGATTCGGCGCTGCCGGGCTCAGTCTTCGTCGGCGGCCCGGGCGGCACGACGACGGTGGTCACCTACGCGGTCTCGGACGGAGGCCCCGGAGGAGCCCCCGGCATCAACAGGAACGGCACCCCGATGGCGATCAACCCCGAGTACACCAGCTACTGGAGTACCAGGAATACCATCGAGGGCATCATGAACGTCATCTCCCCGAGCTACAACTACGAAGTGATCTCCCAGGTCATCACTGAAAAGCTGGCCAGCCCCAGGACCAGCGGGTCTAACCCGGGCCTATTCCAGCGGTCGGCCGACCAGTCGGTCTCGCTGATGGAATCCCTCTCCTCGGTCTGGATGAACATCCTGGCCCTCGTGGTCATGATCGTCGTGGGCTTCGGCATATCGTATGTGAAGTTCATCAGGGCTGATGTCAGATGA
- a CDS encoding winged helix-turn-helix transcriptional regulator has product MRIPLVITAVAILVMSAVTIFGVLTTTMAPAVTVGDSGGYVVTPAAPDGSAGKTPVDAPLTSYGNLPLWVKIASALDALLIAIGLIGVAPAIIGRIQDVLDNSNRQAIFYYVLNNPGCTPAEITARQNMNNSTVKYHLLMLELEGKVSKRRMGKFTRFYNNAGVNDMEKVVASYLRNDTSRNILQVVMDNPGITNNVLSERFSLDKSTVHWHMERFLKDGLVGFEQDGKYKKYFVRAEASTAFIKLSGHSHMSQPAMAAITAEKAS; this is encoded by the coding sequence ATGCGCATACCTCTCGTTATTACTGCAGTGGCTATCCTTGTCATGTCAGCCGTCACCATCTTCGGAGTGCTGACCACTACCATGGCCCCGGCGGTCACGGTCGGCGATTCCGGCGGCTACGTAGTCACCCCCGCCGCGCCGGACGGCTCTGCGGGCAAGACCCCGGTTGACGCGCCTTTGACATCGTATGGGAACCTGCCCCTGTGGGTCAAAATCGCCTCCGCCCTCGATGCTCTCCTCATCGCCATCGGCCTGATCGGAGTAGCCCCCGCCATCATCGGGCGGATTCAGGACGTGCTGGACAACAGCAATCGTCAGGCGATCTTCTACTACGTGCTCAACAATCCGGGCTGCACCCCGGCCGAGATCACCGCCCGGCAGAACATGAACAATAGTACGGTCAAGTACCACCTGCTCATGCTGGAACTGGAAGGCAAGGTCAGCAAGCGCAGGATGGGTAAGTTTACGAGATTTTACAACAACGCCGGCGTCAACGACATGGAGAAGGTCGTCGCCTCCTACCTGAGAAACGACACGAGCAGGAACATCCTCCAGGTCGTCATGGACAATCCCGGGATTACGAACAATGTCCTCTCGGAGCGGTTTTCGCTGGATAAGAGCACCGTCCACTGGCACATGGAGCGGTTCCTGAAAGACGGTTTAGTGGGCTTTGAGCAGGATGGCAAGTACAAGAAGTACTTCGTCAGGGCTGAGGCCAGCACTGCGTTCATTAAGCTCAGTGGCCACAGCCACATGAGCCAGCCGGCGATGGCGGCGATCACCGCCGAAAAGGCATCTTAA
- a CDS encoding ABC transporter ATP-binding protein, with amino-acid sequence MIRTENLTKVYNGVRAVDSVSLNVGKGEVFGFLGPNGSGKTTTIGMIVGLIEPSEGKCFINDVEVTRNPLQAKKITGYLPDGIGFYPTLTARQNLKYFSKFYGLSDAEADRRIDELLEYVGLKGVTTQTGGFSRGMRQRLGLAQALINDPQVLFMDEPTNGLDPQGVVQFRHIISDLAGKGKTIFFSSHILSEVQLVCKNIGVISKGKLIASGTTDEVKRKLQKDDLVTIVVKVPGKLPELKTPGIVEASYNCSTATIRARTDIRDEISDELFRQGLHVSELKVVEPSLEDVFLETVYGSA; translated from the coding sequence ATGATAAGAACGGAGAATCTGACCAAGGTCTACAACGGCGTCAGGGCCGTGGACTCGGTCTCCCTGAACGTGGGGAAAGGGGAGGTCTTTGGCTTCCTAGGCCCCAACGGCTCGGGAAAAACGACCACCATAGGAATGATCGTGGGCTTGATTGAGCCCTCTGAGGGCAAATGTTTCATCAACGATGTTGAGGTGACCCGCAATCCGCTCCAGGCGAAGAAGATCACCGGGTACCTGCCGGACGGCATAGGGTTCTACCCCACCCTGACGGCCAGGCAGAACCTCAAGTACTTCTCAAAGTTTTACGGCCTGAGCGACGCTGAGGCGGACAGGCGCATCGACGAGCTGCTGGAATATGTCGGCCTTAAAGGGGTGACAACGCAGACAGGCGGCTTCTCCCGGGGCATGAGGCAGCGGCTCGGCCTCGCCCAGGCGCTCATCAATGATCCGCAGGTACTCTTCATGGACGAGCCGACCAACGGCCTCGACCCCCAGGGAGTGGTTCAGTTCAGGCACATCATCTCTGATCTGGCGGGCAAGGGCAAGACAATCTTCTTCTCATCCCACATACTCTCGGAAGTCCAGCTCGTCTGCAAGAACATCGGCGTCATCTCAAAGGGAAAGCTGATCGCCAGCGGCACCACCGACGAGGTCAAGAGAAAGCTGCAGAAGGACGATCTGGTGACCATAGTGGTAAAAGTGCCAGGTAAGCTGCCGGAGCTCAAGACCCCGGGCATCGTCGAGGCGTCGTACAACTGCAGCACCGCCACGATCCGGGCCCGTACCGACATCCGGGACGAGATCTCGGACGAGCTGTTCAGGCAGGGCCTGCACGTCAGCGAGCTGAAAGTCGTAGAGCCGTCGCTCGAGGACGTATTCCTCGAAACAGTCTACGGGAGCGCGTAA
- the trpE gene encoding anthranilate synthase component I gives MLIEEIVTRRAKPALMVPVVEALELDLDPLEAFVRLSAPGSRSFLFESAEIGGKSARYSFVGSGATAIVVKDGRITVGGAEVKSEKGPVAFLKDFMAGYRQQAPVYVRKESFSGENPPLPPFSGGLAGYISYDFVRYVDPIGSTAVDDLNCPDVELLFVQDLVVFDHVRRKKLLIANADGMDDTAIMQARERLRSMEDRLAHPASTVSRPPAVKKPFVVKCPTSKEQYMKMVERSKEYILDGDAFQIVLSQRQEVETDVDHVALYRHLKQINPSPYMYFLEFGDISVVGSSPEILVRLQDKKVIVRPIAGTRPRGKSDEEDKVLEAEMKADPKEVAEHVMLVDLGRNDVGKVSKFGSVKVDDFMGVEKYSHVQHIVSNVVGDLADGKDAVDTLAATFPAGTVSGAPKTRAMQIIEELEGRRRGLYAGCVGYISFNGNTDMAITIRTIVLKGGKAYVQAGAGIVLDSVPENEYYEAMSKGAAMLRALETAAGGK, from the coding sequence ATGCTTATTGAGGAAATCGTTACCCGGCGGGCTAAGCCCGCGCTTATGGTTCCCGTCGTGGAGGCCCTCGAGCTGGACTTAGACCCGCTCGAGGCATTTGTAAGATTATCCGCGCCGGGCAGCCGCTCGTTCCTGTTCGAGTCCGCCGAGATCGGCGGCAAGTCGGCCCGCTACTCTTTCGTGGGCAGCGGGGCCACAGCAATTGTGGTAAAAGACGGCCGCATCACAGTCGGTGGCGCCGAAGTCAAGTCCGAAAAAGGCCCGGTGGCCTTCCTCAAGGACTTCATGGCCGGCTACAGGCAGCAGGCACCGGTCTACGTCAGGAAGGAGTCCTTCAGCGGTGAAAACCCGCCTCTGCCCCCGTTCTCCGGCGGGCTGGCCGGGTACATCTCCTACGACTTCGTCCGGTACGTGGACCCGATCGGCAGCACGGCAGTCGACGACCTGAACTGCCCTGATGTCGAATTACTCTTCGTGCAGGATTTAGTGGTCTTCGACCACGTGCGGCGGAAGAAACTGCTCATAGCAAACGCCGACGGCATGGATGACACGGCGATCATGCAGGCCCGGGAAAGGCTTCGCTCCATGGAGGACAGGCTCGCCCACCCGGCCAGTACTGTCTCCCGGCCGCCTGCCGTGAAGAAGCCCTTCGTGGTGAAGTGCCCCACCTCAAAAGAGCAGTACATGAAGATGGTGGAGCGGAGCAAGGAGTACATCCTGGACGGCGACGCCTTCCAGATCGTGCTCTCCCAGCGGCAGGAAGTGGAGACCGACGTCGACCACGTTGCCCTGTACAGGCACCTGAAGCAGATCAACCCGTCTCCGTACATGTATTTCCTGGAGTTCGGGGACATTTCAGTCGTGGGCTCCAGCCCGGAAATCCTGGTCAGGCTGCAGGACAAAAAGGTCATCGTCAGGCCCATCGCGGGCACCCGGCCCCGGGGTAAATCGGACGAGGAGGATAAGGTGCTGGAGGCCGAGATGAAGGCCGACCCCAAAGAGGTAGCGGAGCACGTGATGCTCGTCGATCTGGGCAGGAATGACGTGGGCAAGGTGTCGAAGTTCGGCTCTGTAAAGGTGGACGACTTCATGGGCGTGGAAAAGTACTCTCACGTCCAGCACATCGTGTCCAACGTGGTCGGCGACCTGGCCGATGGAAAAGATGCAGTCGACACACTCGCCGCCACCTTCCCGGCCGGTACCGTGTCCGGGGCGCCGAAGACGAGGGCCATGCAGATCATCGAAGAACTGGAGGGCCGGCGCAGGGGACTGTATGCAGGCTGCGTGGGGTACATCTCGTTCAACGGCAACACTGACATGGCCATCACCATCAGGACTATCGTCCTCAAAGGCGGAAAAGCATATGTGCAGGCCGGGGCAGGCATCGTGCTGGACTCGGTGCCCGAAAACGAGTACTACGAGGCGATGAGCAAGGGCGCCGCCATGCTCCGGGCGCTCGAGACGGCAGCCGGAGGGAAGTGA
- a CDS encoding bifunctional anthranilate synthase component II/anthranilate phosphoribosyltransferase, translating to MKVVIVDNVDSFVYNLYQYVGELGADPVVVPNTTTVEEIEALEPDRIILSPGPGKPEDAGNCVEIIKQLGTRIPVLGVCLGHQCIGIAYGGTVSRAPAAMHGKTSMIQHDGTGIYSTLTGPIKATRYHSLTIKQQGLPECLKVTASADDSEIMGVRHKEYPIEGVQFHPESILTGDGKKMMLNFLYGGTMKDYIEKLVEGTDLTPAEATDAMRLIMAGKATPAQIGSFLTALRVKGESISDITSFALAMREFATRISPKTERPVVDMCGTGGDTIKTFNISTISSFVVAGAGVPVAKHGNRSVTSKSGSADILEALGAKIDGKPADVQSSIEQIGFGFMFAPVFHGSMKHAIGPRKEVGIRTVFNLLGPLTNPASAKAQLVGVYDPKLVVPVAKVLRNLGAERGMVVHGIGGLDEVSTFGRTLVAEIKDDKVITYEISPGEFGLPQVHPRDLKGGSAEENAQLAYKLLRDLEKGPKRDIVLLNAACGIYVGGAATSIKEALQLAADSIDSGRALAVMERYIELSKGAAA from the coding sequence ATGAAAGTAGTGATCGTCGACAACGTGGACTCCTTCGTCTACAACTTGTACCAGTACGTGGGCGAGCTTGGCGCAGACCCTGTGGTAGTGCCGAATACCACCACAGTAGAGGAGATAGAGGCGCTGGAGCCGGACCGGATCATCCTCAGCCCCGGCCCGGGCAAGCCGGAGGACGCGGGCAACTGCGTAGAGATCATCAAACAGCTCGGCACCAGGATACCTGTGCTGGGCGTGTGCCTCGGCCACCAGTGCATCGGCATCGCCTACGGCGGCACCGTTTCCAGGGCTCCGGCTGCTATGCACGGCAAGACCAGCATGATCCAGCATGACGGCACCGGCATTTACAGCACCCTGACAGGCCCGATCAAGGCCACTCGGTACCACTCCCTGACCATCAAGCAGCAGGGGCTCCCGGAATGCCTGAAAGTCACTGCCTCCGCAGACGATTCGGAGATCATGGGCGTCCGGCACAAGGAATATCCCATCGAGGGAGTGCAGTTCCACCCCGAGTCCATCCTGACCGGGGACGGGAAGAAGATGATGCTCAACTTCCTGTACGGCGGCACCATGAAGGACTACATCGAGAAGCTCGTGGAAGGCACCGACCTCACCCCTGCCGAGGCCACTGACGCAATGCGGCTGATCATGGCCGGCAAAGCGACACCTGCGCAGATCGGGAGCTTCCTGACAGCGTTGAGGGTCAAGGGCGAGTCCATCTCGGACATCACCTCATTTGCACTGGCAATGAGGGAGTTCGCCACCAGGATCAGCCCGAAGACGGAGCGGCCTGTCGTGGACATGTGCGGCACGGGCGGGGACACGATCAAGACCTTCAACATCAGCACGATATCGTCGTTCGTCGTCGCCGGGGCCGGCGTCCCGGTGGCCAAGCACGGCAACCGGTCCGTCACCTCCAAGTCGGGCAGCGCCGACATCCTCGAAGCACTTGGAGCGAAGATCGACGGGAAACCCGCTGACGTGCAGAGCTCGATCGAGCAGATAGGCTTCGGCTTCATGTTCGCCCCGGTCTTCCACGGGTCGATGAAGCATGCGATAGGGCCGAGGAAAGAGGTCGGCATCAGGACGGTCTTCAACCTGCTCGGCCCTCTCACTAACCCGGCCTCGGCAAAGGCCCAGCTCGTAGGCGTCTACGATCCAAAACTGGTGGTCCCGGTGGCCAAAGTGCTCCGCAACCTCGGCGCCGAGCGGGGCATGGTCGTCCACGGCATTGGGGGTCTGGACGAGGTCTCCACCTTCGGCCGGACTTTAGTGGCCGAGATAAAGGATGACAAAGTGATCACCTACGAGATCAGCCCCGGGGAGTTCGGCCTCCCCCAGGTGCATCCCCGGGACCTTAAAGGCGGCAGCGCGGAGGAGAATGCTCAGCTGGCCTATAAGCTGCTGCGAGACCTCGAAAAAGGCCCGAAGCGGGACATCGTGCTGTTGAATGCCGCCTGCGGCATATACGTGGGCGGAGCAGCCACCTCCATCAAGGAAGCGTTGCAGCTTGCCGCAGACTCCATCGACTCAGGCAGGGCGCTGGCAGTCATGGAACGATACATCGAGCTCTCGAAGGGGGCTGCAGCGTGA
- a CDS encoding phosphoribosylanthranilate isomerase, with the protein MTRVKICGTTTPEDALACAVSGADAIGMLVDVRISPRCITADQARLITSVLPPFVASVIVMQPSTPGEVVDAVRKIRPTAVQLHGSEPPDFLKHIKLQVPGVRLIKTIHVGEGGEIEKARQYEGVADAILLDTASARGGGMGITHDWNVSREIIGSVRLPVILAGGLSPKNVAEAIEAARPYAVDVCSGVEAEKRKKDLRLVREFIEQVRVTK; encoded by the coding sequence GTGACACGAGTAAAGATCTGCGGCACAACCACGCCTGAGGATGCCCTTGCATGTGCCGTATCGGGTGCCGACGCCATCGGGATGCTGGTGGACGTCAGGATTTCCCCGAGATGTATCACCGCCGACCAGGCCAGGCTGATCACGTCGGTGCTGCCGCCTTTCGTCGCCAGCGTTATCGTGATGCAGCCGTCCACCCCGGGCGAAGTGGTCGACGCTGTCAGGAAAATCAGGCCGACAGCGGTCCAGTTACATGGCAGCGAGCCGCCCGATTTTTTAAAGCACATCAAGCTGCAGGTGCCCGGCGTTCGGCTGATTAAGACCATTCACGTGGGCGAGGGGGGCGAGATCGAGAAGGCCCGTCAGTACGAGGGTGTAGCCGATGCCATTCTACTGGACACTGCGTCAGCCCGGGGAGGGGGCATGGGGATTACCCATGACTGGAATGTGTCCCGGGAGATCATCGGCTCGGTAAGGCTGCCTGTCATCCTGGCGGGCGGGCTGTCACCGAAGAACGTCGCCGAAGCTATTGAGGCCGCCAGGCCTTACGCGGTCGACGTGTGTAGCGGTGTGGAAGCAGAGAAGAGAAAGAAAGACCTCCGGCTGGTCCGGGAGTTCATCGAGCAGGTAAGGGTTACAAAATGA
- the trpB gene encoding tryptophan synthase subunit beta: protein MTEGRYGEYGGTYVPEMLVPALKDVDAGYKRYRNDPAFREELDAYMKEFVGRPTPLTKSRNMSRKYGFTLYLKREDQAFTGAHKINNTIGQALLAKRMGKTRLIAETGAGQHGVATATAARALGMKCTIYMGEVDIERQKMNVFRMRLLGAEVVSVKNGTRTLKDAISEAMRSWVTCLDDTHYLFGTAYGPHPYPEMVKDFQSVIGKEAREQVLNQEGRLPDAVVACVGGGSNAIGIFSGFIPDESVRLIGVEAGGCGIESGRHAARFQTGTKGVLHGSYTYVLQDRYGQISDTHSVSAGLDYAAVGPEHALLRDLKRAEYSYCTDDEALFGFQELGMVEGILPALESSHAVGYVIKNRKQFQGQTVIVNLSGRGDKDVYTVARCMGVDI from the coding sequence ATGACAGAGGGAAGGTATGGGGAGTACGGCGGCACCTACGTGCCGGAGATGCTGGTCCCGGCGCTGAAAGACGTCGACGCAGGCTACAAGAGATACAGGAACGATCCGGCGTTCCGGGAAGAGCTCGACGCTTACATGAAGGAGTTCGTGGGCAGGCCCACACCCCTGACGAAGTCCAGGAACATGAGCCGGAAGTACGGCTTCACTCTCTATTTGAAGAGGGAGGACCAGGCCTTCACCGGCGCTCATAAAATAAACAACACCATCGGGCAGGCTCTGCTGGCGAAGCGGATGGGCAAGACCCGGCTGATCGCCGAAACCGGGGCAGGCCAGCACGGCGTCGCTACCGCAACGGCGGCGAGGGCGCTGGGCATGAAGTGCACGATTTACATGGGTGAGGTCGACATCGAGCGGCAGAAGATGAACGTGTTCAGGATGCGGCTGCTCGGCGCCGAAGTAGTATCTGTCAAGAACGGCACCCGCACTTTAAAAGACGCGATCAGCGAAGCCATGCGGTCCTGGGTCACCTGTCTGGACGACACCCACTACCTGTTCGGCACCGCATACGGCCCCCACCCATACCCTGAAATGGTCAAGGACTTCCAGAGTGTCATTGGCAAAGAGGCCAGAGAGCAGGTGCTGAATCAGGAAGGCAGGCTGCCAGATGCAGTCGTCGCCTGCGTGGGCGGAGGCAGCAACGCGATCGGGATATTTTCCGGGTTCATACCCGATGAAAGCGTCCGCCTGATCGGCGTGGAAGCCGGCGGCTGCGGTATTGAAAGCGGCAGGCACGCGGCCCGGTTCCAGACCGGCACCAAAGGCGTTCTCCACGGCTCATACACTTACGTGCTGCAGGACAGGTACGGACAGATCTCGGACACCCACAGCGTTTCTGCTGGTTTGGACTATGCCGCCGTAGGCCCCGAGCACGCTTTACTGAGGGATCTAAAGAGAGCAGAATACAGCTACTGCACCGACGACGAGGCACTGTTCGGATTCCAGGAGCTGGGCATGGTGGAAGGCATCCTGCCCGCGCTGGAATCCTCGCATGCAGTGGGTTACGTAATCAAGAACAGGAAGCAGTTCCAGGGCCAGACGGTCATCGTCAACCTGTCCGGCAGAGGAGACAAGGACGTGTACACTGTAGCCAGGTGCATGGGGGTCGACATCTGA
- the trpA gene encoding tryptophan synthase subunit alpha, whose product MTSRRNMKLSEKFAELRRNGEGALVAYITMGDPSPVESLAIAQSLIDSGAVDVLELGVPFSDPIADGPVIQNAVDRALRAGMNTDLAFEISAQLDKKVPIVYLTYYNIVLQYGVKRFFESCQKSGISGVIIADLPYEEGAEVRQACADNGVDYIHIVTPNTSAERMQMILAESSGFAYLVSTRGVTGKRASLSAGIKEVLDRAKAAAGNTPVAVGFGISGPDHVTEIISMGADGAIVGSAIVDLIAKGATTEELQAYVRSLKQATRTVRAVVE is encoded by the coding sequence ATGACGTCGAGAAGAAATATGAAGCTGTCCGAAAAATTCGCCGAGCTGCGCCGCAACGGGGAGGGCGCCCTTGTCGCCTACATCACCATGGGAGACCCCTCCCCGGTAGAGTCTCTCGCCATAGCGCAGTCGCTCATCGACTCAGGCGCGGTAGACGTGCTGGAGCTGGGCGTGCCATTCTCCGATCCGATAGCAGACGGGCCGGTCATCCAGAACGCCGTCGACAGAGCGCTGAGGGCCGGCATGAACACTGACCTTGCTTTCGAGATCTCGGCGCAGCTTGACAAGAAAGTGCCCATCGTGTACCTGACGTACTACAACATCGTGCTCCAGTACGGGGTAAAGAGATTCTTCGAATCCTGCCAAAAATCGGGCATTTCCGGCGTGATCATCGCCGATCTGCCCTACGAGGAAGGTGCGGAAGTCCGGCAGGCATGCGCGGACAACGGCGTGGACTACATCCACATCGTCACGCCCAACACGAGCGCGGAGCGCATGCAGATGATCCTGGCCGAGTCGTCGGGCTTCGCCTACCTTGTCTCCACCAGAGGTGTCACCGGCAAGCGCGCCAGCCTCTCTGCCGGCATAAAGGAAGTCCTCGACCGGGCCAAAGCAGCCGCAGGCAACACCCCTGTAGCAGTCGGCTTCGGCATCTCCGGCCCCGACCACGTCACCGAGATCATATCCATGGGCGCCGACGGCGCCATCGTCGGCAGCGCCATCGTGGACCTTATAGCGAAGGGTGCCACCACCGAGGAATTGCAGGCGTACGTCCGCAGCCTCAAACAGGCTACCAGAACCGTCAGGGCCGTCGTGGAATAA
- a CDS encoding COG1470 family protein — MRLRTLIIAFLALCLATAAVSGAAEAKTSYVSVYSGWISEGSTTPQNSLGVYVTPSFPNNSIAFNVTSLHIKSSYYSGNNALLSEGDSYDYYDVARITVLDTRVYDGVPQAYIDISAITSVNRTEGTTMYSDTPGLVASAGDTVSFPIVIQNKDAVDHTYSLAASSPADWDTAFKYQNREIYQIYVPAAQSKIITLEVDTPYTASLGEQRFTVYANSYAINLKVDVRSVNESVEVLMPAGSSVIASLGNKAYYDITLENLQNEQNGYKLSVAGLPENWYYMYLDSRSSTSEMAEAIVAGGASKSLVLAIVPSNSAEVGEYNFTAVITTPDGVEVTRDLTLKLKGGASLSTSYDKLSYSSKPGQPFTINVYATNNGQGSALTNVYPSIEVPSGWTVSTSPESVSSIRAGETQVFKVTVQPPANIVASDYNVKVTVKSDQATADTLDYRINITADSYIPYIAGGIVVLVLAGIMVVIRKYGRR; from the coding sequence ATGAGGCTGAGAACCCTGATAATCGCTTTTCTGGCGCTCTGCCTGGCCACTGCGGCAGTATCCGGGGCCGCCGAAGCTAAAACCAGCTACGTGTCAGTCTACTCGGGGTGGATCAGCGAAGGCAGCACTACGCCACAGAACAGCCTGGGGGTCTACGTGACACCCAGCTTCCCGAACAACAGCATAGCCTTCAACGTCACCAGCCTCCACATCAAGAGCTCATACTACAGCGGGAATAACGCCCTCCTGTCCGAAGGAGACTCGTACGACTACTATGACGTCGCCCGCATCACCGTGCTGGACACCAGAGTATACGATGGCGTCCCCCAGGCATACATCGACATATCGGCGATCACCTCGGTGAACAGGACCGAGGGCACCACGATGTACAGCGATACTCCGGGCCTGGTAGCCAGTGCCGGAGACACCGTGTCCTTCCCCATCGTGATCCAGAACAAAGATGCCGTTGACCACACGTACAGCCTGGCCGCCTCGAGCCCGGCGGACTGGGACACGGCCTTCAAGTACCAGAACAGGGAGATCTACCAGATCTACGTCCCCGCCGCCCAGTCGAAGATTATAACTCTCGAAGTGGACACCCCGTATACGGCAAGCCTGGGTGAGCAGCGGTTCACCGTCTACGCAAACTCGTACGCCATCAACCTCAAGGTGGACGTCAGGAGCGTCAACGAGTCGGTCGAAGTGTTAATGCCGGCCGGCTCGTCGGTGATCGCATCGCTGGGCAACAAGGCATACTACGACATCACCCTGGAAAACCTGCAGAACGAGCAGAACGGGTACAAGCTCTCGGTCGCCGGGCTGCCGGAGAACTGGTACTACATGTACCTGGATTCGAGGAGCAGCACCAGCGAAATGGCAGAGGCCATCGTGGCCGGCGGCGCTAGCAAGAGCCTGGTGCTGGCCATCGTCCCGTCGAACAGCGCGGAGGTAGGCGAATACAACTTTACGGCTGTGATCACCACCCCGGACGGCGTGGAGGTGACCAGAGACCTGACCCTGAAGCTGAAAGGCGGAGCCTCGCTGAGCACGAGCTACGATAAGCTCTCATACTCGTCTAAACCGGGGCAGCCGTTCACCATCAACGTCTACGCCACCAACAACGGCCAGGGCTCGGCGCTGACCAACGTGTACCCGAGCATAGAGGTCCCGTCCGGGTGGACGGTCAGCACCAGCCCGGAGTCGGTCAGCAGCATCAGGGCAGGGGAGACGCAGGTCTTCAAGGTGACAGTACAGCCTCCCGCCAACATCGTGGCCAGCGACTACAACGTGAAAGTGACGGTAAAGAGCGACCAGGCTACCGCAGACACGCTCGACTACAGGATCAACATCACCGCGGACTCTTACATCCCGTACATTGCGGGAGGCATCGTGGTCCTGGTCCTGGCAGGCATCATGGTGGTCATCAGGAAATACGGGCGGCGATGA
- a CDS encoding winged helix-turn-helix domain-containing protein, with protein sequence MFKFIRDRLRKKDDGMDAAVRAAIASDKVCAILRLVVENPGISATTLADRSRLEPGVVRACLVRLAGLGLVEGDADGGYCVSEAAKPAVMEHLPLYYQCPGLKRA encoded by the coding sequence ATGTTCAAGTTCATCCGGGACCGGCTCAGGAAAAAAGACGATGGGATGGATGCCGCGGTAAGGGCGGCTATCGCCAGCGATAAGGTCTGCGCCATCCTCCGGCTTGTGGTGGAAAACCCGGGCATCTCAGCAACTACGCTGGCCGATCGTTCGAGGCTGGAGCCCGGCGTCGTCAGGGCGTGCCTTGTGCGACTTGCAGGCCTCGGGCTGGTCGAGGGTGATGCCGATGGCGGTTACTGTGTGTCAGAGGCCGCGAAGCCTGCGGTGATGGAACATTTGCCGCTGTACTACCAGTGCCCGGGGCTAAAAAGAGCGTGA